The following coding sequences lie in one Pempheris klunzingeri isolate RE-2024b chromosome 13, fPemKlu1.hap1, whole genome shotgun sequence genomic window:
- the nrde2 gene encoding nuclear exosome regulator NRDE2 has translation MALFPAFAEAASDNKVEDSSKELDWLQNKSFKKGDVLSLHSRLSEKTTERVNEKESSVARGVSSSEEEEEDEGNVPLKKKKKKSEKKRKKKKKHKKKSGRHSDSSGCDSETIYPSDLKREEEADRPQVAPLASHFSWLDDLQSHTDQPFCLDRKADAANWTYKSLYRGDVARYKRKGSSPLGVDPRKQGIIWEESESNKKQKGGNKKRTADRYFSTVTRQLLSSEPHVLTLPTIPQCSDAIRPTSFLPLGDDKESKGGEAGDRVLTSSVNPLGVYDSSTALWLQGKGQQVQDIQTEQSPVLLAGRTEEFNRQLREQPADAQLWIKFIKYQDELSATVFEGEEEQQSSNSAERRKSSYRAVLEKKLSIAERAVSTNPGCIALQLERLRICQELWEPPLLAKEWKKLVFLHPNSAPLWRQYLLFTQSYFSNFTVSKVNSAYGKCLSTLSAMRDGSMVSHSALPGTEEDMLDIFTQQCHFLRQSGHSEKAISLFQAMIDFTFYKPDNVRQLSTKQQVEFFEPFWDSGEARVGELGARGWKAWMLQQERGGWLQPCPEEEEEEEEDEEEVKDQSQPKWTVWLDVESSREAAYWLPWRPDKAKGQSEEDCEDPDRQVLFDDIGPSLICLSSPELRLRFLLRFLSFLGLPVDSVLSAAPCQPGLLLENLSLLTQGNELQRPLTSHNLPDPGVNSVGHMTTLQGTRKWAGLGKLGERFVTSVFNMVQPVLPAHHRAVLSLSWMQYEKLKVLRCLHGGNKKRLRSQGKSSKRVAKQLLKETDNRSSLVLWREYAHLEWVLGNLDEARKVFSTATGIGGTKGLRSPTLCELCLLWAQLEVEEVAGVRGGGLTDVTASPAVCVLTRLAEGTSSSSSSTSQSLSTVSILKARRSYEQALTASLSALDQNLHNPQANRKGQEDLLGETLRLRGLVGCYALFQYLTMGVQAAIAVYSQARERMEELHLTLDKQLTSNEEANLASTDDSQSAADSSHTSRHHVNRLGSECEGLAVQQAALLRHHNSISVFPLMTLRQTLTSALSTWPSSASLWSIYVQVENRYHSAGRARRFFHSVTRNNSRVVPRLFAIVAEQQRKQLVDVAQRSCCHDAALPILPENGLSNRIRALFESAITTEMGCHCPLLWRMYIHFLVSEGKVDKAKGIFYKALQNVPWAKGLYMDAVQLFPEHLQEFVDLMTEKELRLRLPLEELDILLED, from the exons ATGGCGCTGTTTCCAGCTTTCGCTGAAGCGGCGAGTGACAACAAAGTTGAAGATTCGTCTAAAG AATTAGACTGGCTGCAAAATAAGAGTTTTAAGAAAGGAGATGTCCTCTCTCTTCACAGTCGTTTATCAGAGAAGACCACTGAGAGGGTCAATGAGAAGGAATCAAG TGTAGCCAGAGGGGTGAGCTCTtcggaggaggaagaagaggatgagggtAATGTGCCactcaaaaagaagaaaaagaagagtgaaaagaagaggaaaaagaagaaaaagcacaaaaagaagAGTGGGAGGCATTCGGACAGCAGTGGGTGTGACTCTGAAACCATTTACCCCAGTGACCTCAAGAGGGAAGAAGAGGCAgacag GCCCCAGGTTGCTCCATTAGCAAGTCATTTCTCCTGGTTGGATGACCTTCAGTCGCACACGGACCAGCCGTTCTGTTTGGACCGTAAAGCTGATGCAGCCAACTGGACATACAAATCCCTGTACAGAGGAGATGTAGCCag GTATAAGAGGAAAGGCAGCTCGCCCTTGGGTGTGGACCCTCGCAAACAAGGAATCATCTGGGAGGAGTCCGAGTCaaataagaaacagaaaggAGGGAACAAGAAGAGGACAGCAGACAGATACTTCTCTACAGTCACCCGCCAACTGCTGAGTTCCGAGCCCCATGTTCTTACATTGCCAACGATTCCTCAGTGTAGCGATGCCATCAGGCCCACGTCCTTCCTCCCACTGGGGGATGATAAGGAGAGcaaaggaggagaagcag GAGACAGAGTGCTGACGTCGTCAGTGAATCCCCTCGGTGTGTATGACTCCTCCACAGCCCTGTGGCTGCAGGGGAAGGGACAGCAGGTGCAGGACATACAGACGGAGCAGAGCCCTGTGCTTTTGGCCGGGAGGACCGAAGAGTTCAATAGGCAGCtcagagagcagccagcagacGCACAGCTATGGATAAAATTCATAAAATACCAG GATGAGCTCAGTGCAACAGTGTTTGAAGGCGAGGAGGAGCAACAGAGCAGCAATTCGGCTGAGCGTCGTAAGTCTTCCTACAGAGCAGTCCTGGAGAAAAAGCTGAGCATCGCAGAGCGCGCAGTCTCCACCAACCCTGGCTGCATAGCTCTGCAGTTGGAGAGGCTCAGGATCTGCCAAGAGCTCTGGGAGCCCCCACTTCTGGCTAAAGAGTGGAAGAAACTG GTGTTCCTCCACCCGAACAGTGCCCCCTTGTGGAGGCAGTATCTGCTGTTCACCCAGAGCTACTTCAGCAACTTCACTGTGTCAAAGGTCAATTCTGCCTATGGGAAGTGTCTGAGCACCCTCAGTGCTATGCGTGACGGCAGCATGGTCTCTCACTCGGCCCTGCCTGGGACTGAGGAGGATATGTTGG aTATCTTCACCCAGCAGTGTCATTTCCTGCGTCAGTCTGGTCACTCAGAGAAGGCGATTTCTCTGTTTCAAGCCATGATCGACTTTACTTTCTACAAACCTGATAACGTACGACAACTGTCCACCAAGCAGCAG gttgAGTTCTTTGAGCCGTTCTGGGACAGTGGGGAGGCGAGGGTTGGAGAGTTGGGGGCCAGAGGTTGGAAGGCCTGGATGCTCCAACAGGAGCGAGGAGGGTGGCTGCAGCCCTGtccag aggaagaggaggaggaggaagaggacgaggaggaggtgaaggatcAAAGCCAGCCTAAATGGACAGTCTGGTTGGATGTGGAGTCGTCTCGTGAGGCAGCTTATTGGCTGCCCTGGAGGCCTGACAAAGCCAAGGGCCAATCAGAAGAGGACTGTGAGGACCCTGACAGACAG GTGTTATTTGATGACATCGGCCCGTCCCTGATTTGTCTGTCTTCACCAGAGCTCCGGCTTCGTTTTCTTCTCCGATTCTTGTCATTCCTGGGGCTGCCCGTAGACTCTGTGCTGTCTGCTGCCCCCTGTCAGCCTGGCCTGCTGCTGGAGAACCTTTCTTTACTCACTCAGG GTAATGAGCTACAGCGTCCTCTGACCTCCCACAACCTTCCTGACCCCGGGGTTAACTCTGTAGGTCACATGACCACCCTCCAGGGAACAAGGAAGTGGGCCGGGCTAGGGAAGCTGGGTGAAAGGTTCGTCACCAGTGTGTTCAATATGGTCCAGCCTGTCCTTCCTGCTCACCACCGAGCCGTCCTGTCACTCAGCTGGATGCAGTACGAGAAACTCAAG GTATTGCGCTGCCTGCATGGTGGCAACAAGAAGCGTCTCCGCTCTCAGGGCAAGAGCAGCAAGCGGGTTGCCAAGCAACTACTCAAAGAAACCGACAACCGCTCGTCGTTGGTGCTGTGGCGGGAGTACGCCCACCTGGAGTGGGTGCTGGGTAACCTCGACGAAGCTCGCAAAGTCTTCTCCACGGCCACAGGGATAGGGGGAACCAAAGGGCTGCGGAGCCCCACCCTCTGTGAGCTATGTCTGCTGTGGGCccagctggaggtggaggaagtggCAGGTGTGCGAGGAGGAGGACTAACTGATGTCACCGCGtccccagctgtgtgtgtactAACAAGGCTAGCAGAGGgaacctcctcatcctcttcttcaaCCTCCCAGTCTCTCTCCACGGTTTCCATCCTGAAAGCCAGGAGGTCGTACGAACAGGCTCTGACTGCCAGCTTGTCTGCCCTGGACCAAAACCTCCACAACCCTCAGGCCAACAGAAAAG GTCAAGAGGACCTGCTAGGAGAGACGCTGCGGTTGAGAGGCCTGGTAGGCTGCTACGCTCTGTTCCAGTACCTCACAATGGGCGTCCAAGCAGCTATCGCTGTCTACAGCCAGGctagagagaggatggaggagctGCACCTAACGCTTGACAAGCAGCTTACCAGTAATGAGGAGGCCAACCTTGCTAGCACTGATGATAGCCAGTCTGCAGCTGATTCCAGCCACACCAGCAGGCACCATGTTAACAGGCTAGGCTCTGAGTGTGAGGGATTAGCAGTGCAGCAGGCAGCACTGCTTCGGCACCacaacagcatcagtgtgtttcctctgatgaCACTGAGACAGACGCTGACCTCTGCCCTCTCTACCTGGCCCAGCAGCGCCTCTCTCTGGAGCATATATGTACAG GTGGAGAACCGTTACCATAGTGCCGGCCGGGCGCGTCGCTTTTTTCACTCTGTAACCAGGAACAACAGTCGGGTTGTGCCACGCCTCTTTGCCATTGTTGCCGAACAACAAAGGAAGCAGCTGGTGGATGTTGCTCAGag GTCTTGTTGCCATGACGCTGCATTGCCCATCCTGCCAGAGAATGGCCTCAGCAACCGTATCCGTGCACTGTTTGAAAGCGCCATAACAACAGAGATGGGTTGTCATTGTCCTTTACTTTGGAGGATGTACATACACTTCCTG GTGTCAGAAGGGAAGGTGGATAAAGCCAAAGGGATCTTCTACAAGGCCTTACAGAATGTCCCCTGGGCCAAG GGTTTGTACATGGACGCAGTGCAGCTGTTTCCCGAGCATCTGCAGGAGTTTGTAGATCTGATGACGGAGAAAGAACTCCGACTCAGACTGCCTTTAGAGGAACTGGATATACTACTGGaggactga